The Rhodococcus sp. B50 DNA window ACGCAGACTCCCTCGGCATCGGCGACGTGCCCGACGACGAACGCCTTCCGTCCCTCGATGCGGTCGAGTTTCGCCTCCACACGCAGCGCGCCGAGGGGAGTGCGCTTGCGGTATCGGATGGTGAGCGTGCCCGTCATCCCGGGATGTCCCGAGATACGCGCGGCGTCGCCGAGGACCTGGTCGAGCAGCAGTGCGGAAACCCCGCCGTGGACGTGCCCGGCCGGTCCCTCGTGGATCGGACCGAGGTGGACGTCGGCCCACACGCGACCGTCGCCGTCCTCCTGGATCTCGGCGATGGGGGCGATCGCGTTGCGCAGACCGATCGCGGCATTGCCCCAATTGCGGAATCGGCCGGAGTCGTTGAACCGTGTGCCGTACGGGCCGTCCTCCCGGTCCTGTCCGAGGATCTCGCGAGCGGCCGCGAGGTGCTCACGCGCCCGCGCGACGTCGTCGGCGTCCGCGCGCGTCTGCAGTGCGAGCTGGATCAGCTCGCGCACGTCCTCGGTGAGCGGGCCGTAGACGGCCTTCTGTCGATCGATTTCCTCGTCGGACAATCCGTCGTT harbors:
- a CDS encoding PaaI family thioesterase, yielding MTDSTLELYVNDGLSDEEIDRQKAVYGPLTEDVRELIQLALQTRADADDVARAREHLAAAREILGQDREDGPYGTRFNDSGRFRNWGNAAIGLRNAIAPIAEIQEDGDGRVWADVHLGPIHEGPAGHVHGGVSALLLDQVLGDAARISGHPGMTGTLTIRYRKRTPLGALRVEAKLDRIEGRKAFVVGHVADAEGVCVEAEGIFIAPVWMVQQRDSFAETPRPE